Genomic segment of Cronobacter dublinensis subsp. dublinensis LMG 23823:
CGGAAATGGCATACAATAAATTAACAAGGCGGTTTCAAATGAGAAACAATAACGGCGGGAAAATAATTTTTCACGGTGCTGAATCGTTAAAAATAATGTCGCACAGAATGATAAACGAAATTATTTAAAGTCTCTGCTACCAAATTTCGATAAATATATCTAAGCAAATCAGATGCTATTTTATTGACCAGCAAATTGAAACGCTTTTCTGGTAGTGCTTTTTTTCTGGCGATAAAAGCAACAATAAAACAACAATTATTCAGGGTAAAGGATTGATACACATGGAAACAGCAACGCCTTTAGTGGGCATCGATTTAGGCACGTCTAACAGCGCGGTGGCCTGGTTTACCGATGGGCGTGCGACGCTGATTGCCGATGGCGATAACCGCGTGCTCACGCCGTCGGTCGTCGGCCTGGACGACGAGGGTCATATCATTGTCGGTGCGGCGGCGAAAGCGCGGCTGGTCAGTCATCCAACGCTCACGCACGCCAGCTTTAAACGCTACATGGGCACCGACAAAATTTTTATCCTCGGCGAGCACCGCTTTCGCGCGGAAGAGCTTTCGGCCCTGGTGCTGCGCAAACTGAAAGCCGATGCCGAAGTGGCGCTTGGCGTCACAATCACGCGCGCGGTGATTACTGTTCCTGCTTGGTTTAACGATATTCAGCGTAAAGCGGTCAAAACGGCCGGGCATCTGGCGGGGCTCGAGGTGGAGCGGCTGGTCAATGAACCGACGGCAGCGTCGCTGGCCTATGGCCTTGCCGAAAACCGCGAGCAAAAGTTTCTGGTGTTCGATCTCGGCGGCGGCACGTTTGACGTTTCCATCGTCGATATGTTTGAAGGCGTGATTGAAGTGCGCGCCAGCAGCGGCGACGCGCGCCTCGGCGGCGATGATTTTACCGATATTATCCGCCAGTGGATGTTGTCGCGTTACCCGGACTACCGCCCTGCAGATGCCTTCGAAGAAGCGCAGCTGACCGAACAGGCTGAACATCTTAAACACCAGCTGACACAGCAGCCGCTGGCGACGGCCACGCTCCACGCGGGCGGGCAGGAAATGACGTGGCGGCTTGATAACGACCGGCTTACTGACATTTGCCAGCCGCTGCTGGCGCGCCTGAAGCAGCCGGTGATTCAGGCGCTGCGCGATGCCCGTTTTGATATCAGCGATCTGGACGACATTATCCTGGTGGGCGGTGCCACGCGTATGCCGGTGGTGCGCCAGCTGGCAGCGCGCATGTTTGGCCGCTTCCCGCGCGCCGAACTGAACCCGGATGAAGTGGTGGCGCTGGGCGCGGGCATTCAGGCCGGGCTTGCAAGCCTCGATGCCGCGCTCGACGACATCGTGCTGACCGACGTCATGCCCTATTCGCTCGGCATCGAAACCGCGCGTCGTCATGGCGAGCGTTTTGAGAGCGGCTATTTCCTGCCCATCATCGAGCGCAACAGCTTTGTGCCGGTCAGCATGTTCCGCTCCATCGCGACCGTATACGACAACCAGCGCCAGCTGGAGATCGCCGTGTTCCAGGGCGAGGCGCGTCGGGTGGCCGAAAATATCCTGCTCGACAAATTCACGCTTGATATTCCACCGCGCCCGGCAGGCGAGGTCACGGTGGAGGTGCGTTTCACCTATACCCTCGACGGGATCCTCGAAGTGGAGTGCAAAATCGACGGTCAGGAGGGAGTGGCGTCGCTGGTGATTGAGCGCGCGCCCGGCAGCCTCAGCCCGGAAGAGATCCAGCAGCGGCTGGCGCAGTTGAACGCGCTGAAAATCCACCCGCGGGATCGCACTGAAAACCGGCAACTGCTGGCGCTGGCGAGCCAGCGCTACGAGCAGACGCTCGGCGAACGACGCCATCTTATCGATCACTACAGCGCGCAGTTTGAGCAGGCGCTGGAAAGCCAGGATCTGCGCACGATCGCCGAGGCGCGTCAGTCGCTGGAGCAGATCCTCGCCCAGTTTGACGACGGGCTACGCTAATGGACGCCTGGAGCCTTCTCGGCCTTGAGCCGACCAAAGACAAAGCCGCGCTGCGCCGCGCCTGGGCGAAAGTGGTGAAGCAGAACCGTCCGGACAAAGATCCGCAGCGGTATCAGCGGTTGCGCGAAGCCTATGAGGCGGCGCAGCGCTATCAGGAAATTGACGAAGAAGAAGACGAAGCCGACAACGACGAGGCGCAAGCTCCCGTCATTATCACCGACGGCGCGATCCCCGCGTGGCTGCAAACCGCGCTGGAGGAAGCCCCGCCGCCATTGCCCGATATCGCGTCGCAGCCTGGCTGGGATGCGCAGCAGCTTCGCGAGAAAGCGCAGTCGCTGTCGACTTTCGTTGTCGCCGATGAAATGGCGGGCTGTGAGCAACTGGAAACGTATCTGATCACCGAACTGCCGGATGCGCTGGCGGCGCGGCGCTATTTCAGCGAGGCGTTTGCCGGGGCGCTGGCGGAGGAGCAATGGCTCACGCGCGGCCAGCTGGAGCATGTCGGCAGGATAATGGGGTGGGAACTTGAGAGCTATCGCAGTACGGCGCTACCCGACTGGCTGGTGGAGGCGCTCGATGCGCGTGTCGCCACCACGGAAGACGACTACCGTATGATTGTGGAGCATGGGCAGCATCAGGTGAGCTGGCTGTCAAAAGCGCGCTGGCGGCTAATGACCGAGCCGCAGGCACCGCTGCCGTGGTGGGGGCGCTTATGGCCTGGCTTTCTTGATGAGGCGCGCCAGCGCGTACAGGCGATGTGCAGCGAACAGCCAGGGTTATGGCAGCGTATTAACCCGGTGATGAGGGACCTGCTCTATACGCCAGGCACGGCGCTGTCGATGCACCTTTTTATGAGTCTGCTGTTCTGGGGCGGCGTGCTGGGCTTTCTGGCGTTCGACCCGAAGGTAACGCTACTGGATGTCGGTGTTGTCGCTGCCATCGTCGCCGCTTATCTGCTCGGTATTCCTTATCTCTGGAACCGCTATTCTGAGGGCAGCGGCAGGCGGATCGCCGTGCGTGTGGGATACGTGCTGTTATCACTTGCGCTGCTGGCGATCCCGGTGGGGCTTTTTGCGCACTATGCCGTGACGTTCTATGAGAGAAACCACGAAATCACGCCGCTGCTCTATGTCAGCGTGATTATCGTGGGGGTGCTGGTGGTGTGCCTGAGACCGCAGGCGCGGCAGTGGTGGCGCTGGCCCATTGATATCATCTCCGGGCCGGTGGGATTTCCTGTGCAGTTTCTTCGTCAGCTACCGTGGATCATTAACCTGTTTTTGATTCCGTTCGGCACAAAGGTCTACAGCGTATTGGTAAGCATGTTTATTGTGTTCATCCATCCCTGACGATTACCGTTGTGCTCGGCGGCGCAGCGCCAGGTAATCGAGCAGACAACCCAGCACGATACCACCCAGCGCCAGCAGCGCGCCGGCTTCGGGCAGCGTAACGCTAACGCTCAGCGCGCTCAGGCCCAGCGCGTTGCTGACAATTAGCAGAAGCCAGACGCCGAGCAGGGCGCAACCGGCCATCAGCAGACGCAGCGCAAAGCGATAACCCGCCGGGTACGCCTGGCGGCGCAGAAACTCGCCGGTTTCACGGGTATATTCCAGCGTCCCCCGGCACAGTTGCAGCAGCAGAAGGCCGGGCAGCGCCGCGACCACCGAGAAGAGATAAAAGCTCGGCCAGCCGTAAGCTTCTACAAACCAGCCCGCCACTGGGCCCACGTAGACGCGGCCAACGGCCGAGAGGGCAGAGAGCAGGGCGAACTGGGTAGCGGAAAACGACTTATTACAGAGCGTCATCAGCAGCGCCACAAACGCCGCAGTGCCCATGCCGCCGCACAGGTTTTCGAAGAACACGGCGGCCGCCATGGTCAGCAGATCTTTATCGCTTACCGAGAGCAGCCAGTAACCGGCATTCGAGGCCGCCTGCAAAATGCCGAAGATCAGCAGCGCGCGAAACAGCGTCAACCGCTGCATCAACACCCCACCGTAGAGCGCGCCGATGATCGTCGCGAGCAGCCCCAGCGTTTTATTCACCATGCCGACCTGGGCGGCGTCAAAGCCTACGCCGCGGATAAGAAAGGTGGTGGTCAGGCTCATGGCGAACGCGTCGCCAAGCTTATAAAGGACAATCAGCAGCAGGATAAGCCAGGCGTTGTTACGCCCGAAGAAATCACGCAGCGGCGCGACAACCGCCTGCTCCAGCGTACGCGGGGCAGGAATGGCGTCGTCAGGCTCCGGCGCAAACCAGGTGGCGATAAGGCAGGGAATAAGGAGCGTCGCCATCAGCCAGTAGGTGGCCTGCCAGCCGAGCCAGCGGTCCGCAAGCCACAGCGCCAGTCCGCCTGAAACCAGCATCGCCAGCCGGTAGCCGAGCACGCTAATCGCCGCGCCCGCGCCGCGCTCGTCGGCAGGCAGCACATCGGTTTTCCAGGCGTCGAACACAATATCCTGCGAGGCCGAACAGAACGCGATAAGCACGGCCAGCGCCGCCATCCAGCGCAGATGCGTTGAAGGCTCCAGAAAGCCCATCCCGGCGATGGCCGCCAGCAGCAACAGTTGCGTGATAAACAGCCAGCCGCGTCGCCTGCCGAAAAGCGGCGGCGTATAGCGGTCCATGACCGGCGACCAGAGAAATTTAAAGACGTAGGCCTGGCCGACAAGCGAGAAAAAGCCGATGGTTTTGAGATCGATATTCTCTACCGTCATCCAGGCCTGGAGCGTACCGGACGTGAGCGCCAGCGGCAGGCCGGAGGCGAAGCCGAGGATCAGTAAAATGGCGGATTTCGGCTGCTGAAAAAGGCGGAAATAATGACTGTGCATGGGCGGCCGTAAAAAAAGCGGCCCGGCGAACCGGGCCTTTAAAAACAAGGATGATTAACGCGCGTTCTGTTTGATGAACTCGTGGATGCTGGTGTCCTGCGCCATGTCGGCGATGGTGTCGCTCAGCACAGAGTTAACCGCGTTGGCGATATTCTGGTTGCTCGCCTGGAAAGCGCCTTCCACAGAATAGCTGGCGCGGTAGTTTTTGGTCATCTTATTGCCGGTTTTCGCGGTCGCGATAATAGAGATGTCCGCTTTGGTGGCGATGTTGTAGCGTACGTTACCCTGCGAGACGTCAGCATACAGCTGGTTGACGATGATCTGCAGGTCTACCGCGCCGCTTGGGCCAATCATATAACCGCGGGAGGTCATCTGTTTTTCCAGCACTTCCTGGAGCAGGAAACGCAGGTCGCGCGAGGCGGTCAGCGTTACCAGCTGGTTGTCGCGGGTCACTTTCGCCAGCGCTTGATCCTGACGCTGGTCGGCGCCGTTGATGCTGACGGTCACGCCCATCAGGCTCGGATCCTGCTGCGGCAGAGTGATTTTCGGGGAGACTTCAATGGTGGTCGGCGGGGTCGCGCAACCGGCCAGCATAAAAAGGGCAACGAGCGGGAAGAGTACTTTTTTTAACATGTTCAGGCTCTCAACGGTCCATGGGCAATAAAGAAGAAAATTCTCGCCATCATAGCATCGCCATGCGCGAGGGGAAGAGGCCAGTCGACTGAAAATAACGCAATGTCTTTTTTATGACCGCCGCCTGGCTTAGCGCCATTCTGAATTGCGGTTAAATGGCGCTGACCGGCGCAGAGCGTGCCATAAAGCGCAGCGGCTGCAAAAGTTAAAATTGTGTTGTTTTTTAACAATGGAAACGGTAAAAGCGGCTAACCTTTAAAGTGATGGCTACCATCGCAGCGTGGTCGAGGAGAGTCTTATGATGATACGCGAGCAGATCGAAGAAAAACTGAAGGCAGCCTTTGAGCCTGTCTTTCTGGATGTGGTGGATGAAAGCTATCGTCATAACGTGCCGGCGGGCTCTGAAAGTCATTTCAAAGTTGTGCTGGTCAGCGATCGCTTCGTCGGCGAGCGCTTTCTTAATCGTCATCGGCTCATCTACGGCATCCTGAGCGAAGAACTGGCCTCGACGGTGCATGCCCTCGCGCTGCACACCTACACCCTGAAAGAGTGGGAAGGGCTTCAGGATACGGTCCTGCCGTCTCCGGCCTGTCGGGGAGCCGGCACGCTGGCCTGATCAATCACAGTTGCAACGTCGGGAGCTTTTCCAGTATGTTGCGCCAGCGGTAATAAAACGAAACGGCCTGCGTGGCCGTTTTTGTTTTGCCTGAATTTTGCGCGCCATGTGCATTTTTCAGTCGTAAATTTGCCGGGAAGTGTGAAAAGAGCCGCAATGCCTCGGCTGGCTTTTCTCGACTCCCCAAGGGGATGCCGCTATAATGCTGCGTCTTATTTTTCGGAATGTCTTCGGGACGATTCTGGCGACAGGGATAGTGTTTCTTCTAAGGAAGACGTCCCGGTTCTGCGAAGCGAATACCATAGGGCTTCCAGAGTTGACCGAGCACTGTGATTTTTTGAGGTAACAAGATGCAAGTTTCAGTTGAAACCACTCAGGGCCTTGGGCGCCGTGTAACGATTACTATCGCTGCTGACAGCATCGAGAACGCTGTAAAAAGCGAGCTGGTCAACGTGGCAAAGAAAGTGCGTATCGACGGCTTTCGCAAAGGCAAAGTACCGATGAATGTTGTTGCTCAGCGTTATGGCGCGTCCGTGCGTCAGGATGTGCTGGGCGATCTGATGAGCCGTCACTTCGTTGACGCTATCATCAAAGAAAAAATCAATCCGGCTGGCGCACCGAACTATGTTCCGGGCGAATATAAACTGGGCGAAGACTTCACCTACGCGGTAGAGTTTGAAGTGTACCCGGAAGTTGAGCTGCAGGGCCTGGAATCTATCGAAGTGGAAAAACCGGTTGTTGAAGTGACCGACGCTGACGTAGACACCATGCTGGATACCCTGCGCAAGCAGCAGGCGACCTGGAAAGACAAAGACGGCGCTGCTGATGCAGAAGACCGTGTCACTATCGACTTCACCGGTTCTGTAGACGGCGAAGAGTTCGAAGGCGGTAAAGCGACCGACTTCGTACTGGCGATGGGCCAGGGCCGCATGATCCCGGGCTTTGAAGAAGGCATTAAAGGCCACAAAGCAGGCGAAGAGTTCACCATCGACGTGACCTTCCCGGAAGAGTACCACGCGGAAAACCTGAAAGGTAAAGCCGCTAAGTTCGTCATCAACCTGAAAAAAGTTGAAGAGCGCGAACTGCCGGAACTGACCGAAGAGTTCATCAAACGTTTCGGCGTTGAAGATGGTTCCGTTGCCGGTCTGCGTACCGAAGTGCGTAAAAACATGGATCGCGAGCTGAAAGGCGCGGTGCGTAACCGCATCAAGTCTCAGGCTATCGACGGTCTGGTGAACGCGAACAACATCGACGTTCCGGCTGCGCTGATCGACGGCGAAATCGACGTGCTGCGCCGCCAGGCCGCACAGCGTTTCGGCGGTAACGAGAAACAGGCTCTGGAACTGCCGCGCGAACTGTTCGAAGAACAGGCTAAACGTCGCGTTGTTGTGGGTCTGCTGCTGGGCGAAGTGATTCGTACCCACGAGCTGAAAGCTGACGAAGATCGTGTGAAAGCGCTGATCGAAGAGATGGCTTCCGCTTACGAAGATCCGTCAGAAGTTATCGAGTTCTACAGCAAGAACAACGAGCTGATGGACAACATGCGCAACGTGGCGCTGGAAGAGCAGGCAGTTGAAGCGGTACTGGCGAAAGCTAAAGTCACCGAGAAGCCGACCTCTTTCCAGGAGCTGATGAACCAGCAGGCGTAAGCCCGTTTCATCGTTCCACGACGAGGCACATGGGCCCGTCACCGCAGGGTGACGGGCTTTTTTGTCACTTTTCCTACCCAGAAATGGCGGGTAAGGGGTGTTTCGGTGTTAGCGTAACAGCAAAAGATTGTTATGCTTGAAACAGGGCATCATTATCCCCATTAATGAAACAGTAAGAAGTGAACGACTGGCTGATAATCCGTCCGTAAGGTGTTTACCGGCAGGAGCGTAGTCATCCTGATCGGTCTCAAGTAGAATCAGTACAGCAGGTTACTCAGAATATTTATCCAGGAGACGGATATGTCATACAGTGACGAACGTGATCAATTTGCACCCCATATGGCGCTGGTGCCGATGGTTGTTGAACAGACCTCGCGCGGCGAGCGTTCTTACGATATTTTCTCCCGTCTGCTCAAGGAACGTATCATTTTTCTGACCGGCCAGGTCGAAGACCAGATGGCCAACCTGATTGTCGCGCAGATGCTGTTTCTGGAAGCGGAAAACCCAGAGAAAGACATCTATCTTTACATTAACTCGCCGGGTGGGGTAATCACCGCCGGGATGTCAATCTACGACACCATGCAGTTTATTCAACCGGACGTCAGCACCATTTGTATGGGCCAGGCCGCCTCAATGGGCGCTTTTCTGCTGACTGCGGGCACGAAAGGTAAACGTTTCTGCCTGCCCAACTCGCGCGTAATGATCCACCAGCCGCTGGGCGGCTACCAGGGGCAGGCGACGGATATCGAAATCCACGCCCGCGAAATCCTGAAAGTGAAAGCACGCATGAACGAACTGATGGCGCAACATACGGGCCAGCCTCTTGAACAAATCGAGAGAGACACTGAGCGCGACCGTTTCCTCTCTGCTGGTGAAGCAGTAGAGTATGGTCTGGTTGACTCCATCATGACCCATCGTAACTGATGCCCGCCACGCGAGGGCCGCTATACTCATTAAGAGATGGCCCTCGGTATCCTGGCGGCAGGCGCTGGTACGAGCATGGCGTTGTCGCGTGCGGCACTAAGAACAGAAAAGAGGTTTTGACTCATGACAGATAAGCGCAAAGACAGCTCAGGCAAACTGTTGTACTGCTCTTTTTGCGGCAAAAGCCAGCATGAAGTGCGCAAGCTAATCGCCGGGCCGTCCGTGTATATCTGCGACGAGTGTGTCGATTTATGTAACGACATTATTCGCGAAGAGATTAAAGAAGTGGCTCCGCACCGTGAACGCAGCGCTCTGCCGACGCCACATGAAATTCGTAGCCATCTTGACGATTATGTTATCGGTCAGGAAAAGGCGAAAAAGGTGCTGGCGGTAGCGGTCTATAACCACTACAAACGCCTGCGCAATGGCGACACCTCTAACGGCGTCGAGCTCGGCAAAAGTAACATTCTGCTGATTGGCCCGACCGGTAGCGGTAAAACCCTGCTGGCCGAAACGCTGGCGCGCCTGCTGGATGTACCGTTCACCATGGCTGACGCCACCACGCTGACCGAAGCCGGTTATGTGGGCGAAGACGTGGAAAACATCATCCAGAAACTGCTGCAGAAGTGCGACTACGACGTACAGAAAGCGCAGCGCGGCATCGTTTATATTGATGAGATTGATAAAATCTCCCGTAAATCCGATAACCCGTCCATCACGCGCGATGTGTCCGGCGAAGGCGTTCAGCAGGCGCTGCTGAAGCTTATCGAAGGCACCGTGGCTGCCGTGCCGCCGCAGGGCGGGCGCAAACATCCGCAGCAGGAGTTCTTGCAGGTTGATACCTCCAAGATCCTCTTTATCTGCGGTGGCGCATTCGCGGGCCTCGACAAAGTGATCGCCAACCGTGTTGAAACCGGCTCCGGCATCGGTTTTGGCGCGACAGTAAAAGGCAAATCGCAGAAGGCGACGGAAGGCGAGCTGCTCTCCCAGGTCGAGCCGGAAGATCTGATCAAATTTGGTCTCATCCCGGAATTCATCGGTCGTCTGCCGGTGGTCGCGACGCTGAACGAGCTGAGCGAAGACGCGCTGATCCAGATCCTCAAAGAGCCGAAAAACGCCCTGACCAAGCAGTATCAGGCGCTGTTTAACCTCGAAGGCGTGGAACTGGAGTTCCGCGACGAAGCGCTCGAAGCTATCGCCAAAAAAGCGATGTCGCGTAAAACCGGCGCGCGTGGTCTGCGCTCTATCGTCGAAGCGGCGCTGCTCGAAACCATGTACGATCTTCCTTCTATGGAAGAGGTCGAAAAAGTGGTTATTGACGAGTCCGTGATCGCAGGCCAGAGCGAACCGCTGCTGATTTACGGCAAGCCGGAAGCCCAGCAGGCATCCGGCGAATAATTCGCCAGTTCTGACAATCAGTTAACAATAAATGGGGGAAATAATCCCCCATTTATTTTTCCTGCATCCGTGCCGTTGAATGTGCGGGAAACATCCCCATATACTGATTTACTTATTGGTGATGCCGTGAAGTGCGTTCACATGCGCCCCATCACCAGGCGGAAACTAAACTAAGAGAGAGCTCTATGAATCCTGAGCGTTCTGAACGCATTGAAATCCCCGTATTGCCATTGCGCGATGTGGTGGTTTATCCGCACATGGTTATCCCTTTGTTTGTGGGACGGGAAAAGTCTATTCGTTGCCTTGAAGCCGCCATGGATAATGACAAAAAAGTCATGCTGGTGGCGCAGAAAGAAGCTTCAACGGATGAGCCGGGCGTCAACGATCTGTTCACAGTGGGCACCGTGGCGTCTATTTTGCAGATGCTGAAACTGCCGGACGGCACCGTTAAAGTGCTGGTCGAAGGTTTGCAGCGCGCGCGTATCACCACGCTTTCCGACAACGGCGACCACTTCGCCGCTAAAGCCGAATATCTGGAATCGCCGGCCATTGACGAGCGCGAGCAGGAAGTGCTGGTGCGCACCGCCATCAGCCAGTTCGAAGGCTACATCAAGCTTAATAAAAAAATTCCGCCAGAAGTGCTGACGTCGCTGAATAGCATCGACGATCCGGCGCGTCTTGCGGATACCATCGCCGCGCACATGCCGCTGAAACTCAGCGACAAGCAGTCGGTGCTGGAGATGTCTGACATCAACGAGCGTCTGGAATACCTGATGGCGATGATGGAGTCGGAAATCGACCTGCTGCAGGTGGAGAAACGCATCCGTAATCGCGTCAAAAAACAGATGGAAAAAAGCCAGCGCGAGTACTATCTGAACGAGCAAATGAAAGCCATTCAGAAAGAGCTCGGCGAGATGGACGACGCGCCGGACGAAAACGAAGCGCTGAAGCGTAAAATCGACGCGGCCAAAATGCCGAAAGAGGCGAAAGAGAAAGCCGAAGCCGAGCTTCAGAAGCTGAAAATGATGTCCCCGATGTCCGCCGAAGCCACCGTGGTGCGCGGCTACATCGACTGGATGGTTCAGGTGCCGTGGAATGCGCGCAGCAAAGTCAAAAAAGACCTGCGCCAGGCCCAGGAGATTCTGGATACCGACCACTACGGCCTTGAGCGCGTCAAAGACCGTATTCTGGAATACCTCGCGGTTCAGAGCCGTGTGAACAAAATCAAAGGGCCGATCCTCTGCCTGGTGGGGCCGCCGGGGGTAGGTAAAACCTCGCTCGGTCAGTCCATCGCCAAAGCGACCGGTCGTAAATATGTTCGTATGGCGCTGGGCGGCGTACGTGATGAAGCGGAAATCCGCGGTCACCGCCGTACTTACATCGGTTCTATGCCGGGTAAACTGATCCAGAAAATGGCGAAAGTGGGCGTTAAAAACCCGCTGTTCCTGCTCGATGAGATCGACAAAATGTCTTCCGACATGCGTGGCGATCCGGCTTCCGCCCTGTTGGAAGTGCTCGATCCGGAACAGAACGTGGCCTTTAACGATCACTACCTGGAAGTGGATTACGACTTAAGCGATGTCATGTTCGTCGCCACGTCCAACTCCATGAACATTCCGGCGCCGCTGCTGGACCGTATGGAAGTAATCCGTCTTTCCGGCTACACCGAAGATGAAAAACTCAATATCGCCAAACGCCACCTGCTGCCGAAGCAGATCGAGCGTAACGCGCTGAAAGAGAATGAAATCGAGGTGGATGACAGCGCTATCATCGGCATCATCCGTTACTACACCCGCGAAGCGGGCGTGCGTAGCCTTGAGCGTGAAATCTCGAAACTGTGCCGTAAAGCGGTCAAACAGCTGCTGCTGGATAAATCGCTCAAGCGCATCGAGATCAACGGCGACAACCTGAAGGATTTCCTGGGCGTTCAGCGCTTCGACTACGGTCGTGCCGACAGCGAAAACCGCGTAGGGCAGGTCACTGGCCTGGCGTGGACGGAAGTGGGCGGCGATCTGCTGACCATTGAAACCGCCTGCGTGCCGGGTAAAGGCAAGCTGACGTACACGGGCTCTCTTGGCGAAGTCATGCAGGAGTCTATCCAGGCGGCGTTAACCGTGGTTCGCGCGCGTGCTGAGAAGCTTGGCATCAACAGCGACTTCTACGAAAAACGTGATATTCACGTTCACGTGCCGGAAGGCGCTACGCCGAAAGATGGCCCGAGCGCCGGTATCGCCATGTGCACCGCGCTGGTCTCTTGCCTCACCGGCAACCCGGTTCGCGCCGATGTGGCGATGACGGGTGAAATCACGCTGC
This window contains:
- the lon gene encoding endopeptidase La yields the protein MNPERSERIEIPVLPLRDVVVYPHMVIPLFVGREKSIRCLEAAMDNDKKVMLVAQKEASTDEPGVNDLFTVGTVASILQMLKLPDGTVKVLVEGLQRARITTLSDNGDHFAAKAEYLESPAIDEREQEVLVRTAISQFEGYIKLNKKIPPEVLTSLNSIDDPARLADTIAAHMPLKLSDKQSVLEMSDINERLEYLMAMMESEIDLLQVEKRIRNRVKKQMEKSQREYYLNEQMKAIQKELGEMDDAPDENEALKRKIDAAKMPKEAKEKAEAELQKLKMMSPMSAEATVVRGYIDWMVQVPWNARSKVKKDLRQAQEILDTDHYGLERVKDRILEYLAVQSRVNKIKGPILCLVGPPGVGKTSLGQSIAKATGRKYVRMALGGVRDEAEIRGHRRTYIGSMPGKLIQKMAKVGVKNPLFLLDEIDKMSSDMRGDPASALLEVLDPEQNVAFNDHYLEVDYDLSDVMFVATSNSMNIPAPLLDRMEVIRLSGYTEDEKLNIAKRHLLPKQIERNALKENEIEVDDSAIIGIIRYYTREAGVRSLEREISKLCRKAVKQLLLDKSLKRIEINGDNLKDFLGVQRFDYGRADSENRVGQVTGLAWTEVGGDLLTIETACVPGKGKLTYTGSLGEVMQESIQAALTVVRARAEKLGINSDFYEKRDIHVHVPEGATPKDGPSAGIAMCTALVSCLTGNPVRADVAMTGEITLRGQVLPIGGLKEKLLAAHRGGIKTVLIPDENKRDLEEIPENVIADLEIHPVKRIEEVLSLALQNAPYGMQVATAK